The genomic interval GGCCTTGATTGTGCCTATTTTCAGAAGAATCAAGTCTCACAACAGTGCCAGTGTTTATTTCTCTGATCACCGTATAATTCAAAATAATTggactgtgtgtactgtattgaaGGCCTACAATGTCCTCTGTTAGATACAGTAGATGACAGCTGTCTGTCATGGTGTCTGCTCAGAAGACGGAGCGAGGCTGAGAAGCTTGTTGTTCATTGTAGCGCACTAACTTGAGATGAAGTGCACCCTGGGTATTTGCAGTGGGTCTTCTACTGTTTAATTTAGTGACATTTATTTGCACTAAAGAAAACAAGTGATATACAgattaaaacacattttaaaaagaTGTGCAGGTGAGGTTTGAAGCCCAAGGGCTTACATGAAAACCACatcacaaaaaaaataaaatacaatacatacagttgaagtcggaagtttacatacactaaggttggagtcattaaaacttgtttttcaaccactccttaaatttcttgttaacaaactatagtgttggcaagtcggttaggacatctactttgtgcatgacacaagtaatttttccaataattgtttacaaacagattatttcacttataattcactgtgtcaattccagtgggtcagaagtttacatacactaagttgtctgtgcctttaaacagcttggaaaattccagaaaattatgtaatggctttagaagctaattgccataatttgagtcaattggaggtgtaactggatgtatttcaaggcctaccttcaaactcagtgcctctctgcttgacatcatgggaaaatccaaagaaatcagccaagacctccgaaaataaattgtagacctccacaagtctggttcatccttgggagcaatttccaaatgtctgaaggtaccacgttcatctgtacaaacaatagtatgtaagtataaacaccatgggaccacgcagccatcatacctctcaggaaggagacgcgttatgTCACCTAGAGATTAAggtattttggtgcgaaaagtgcaaatcaatcccagaacaacagcaaaggaccttgtgaagatgctggaggaaaccggtacaaaagtatctatagccatagcaaaacgagtcctatatcgacatgaaaggccactcagcaaggaagaagccactgctcaaaaactgccataaaaaagccagactacggtttgcaactgtacatggggacaaatatcgtactttttggagaaatgtcctctggtttgatgaaacaaaaatagaactgtttggccataataatggagtaaaaagggggaggctgcaagccgaagaacaccatcccaaccgtgaagcactggggtggcaacatcatgttgtgggggtgctttgctgcaggagggactggcgcacttcacaaaatagatggcatcatgagggaggaaaatgatgtgaatatattaaagcaacatctcaggacatttaaaaaataaaaaatgtttaacctttatttaaccaggcaagtcagttaagaacacattcttattttcaatgacggcctgggaacagtgggtttaactgcctgttcagggccagaacgacagatttgtaccttgtcagctcgggggtttgaactcgcaaccttccggttactagtccaacgctctaaccactaggctacatcagtcgggaagttaaagcttggtcgcaaatgggacttccaaatggaaaattacctcaagcatacttccaaagttgtgacaaaagttgcatacttccaaagttgtggcttaaggacaagaaagtcaaggtattagagtggtcatcacaaaaccctgacctccaTCCGatagaacatgtgtgggcagaactgaaaaagcgtgtgcaagcaaggaggcctacaaacctgactcagttacacaagctctgtcaggaagaatgcaccaaaattcacccaacttattgtgggaagcttgtggaaggctacccgaaacgtttgacccaagtttaacaatttaaaggcaatgctaccaaatactaattgagtgtatgtaaacttctgacccactgggaatgtgatgaaagaaattaaagctgaaataaatcattctctctactattattctgacatttcgcattcttaaagttcttgagtttaaatgtatttggctaaggtgtatgtaaacttctgacttcaactgtaagtacaaAAACTACTGTACTTAAACCATTCATCATTAACTCGCATTCATTTATATTTCCTGGTGGTAATATAGTGAGTCTGGGCTCTAGTTGGGTGAATAGGGACTATTGCTGCCTTTTGTTAACTGTGTAAGACAATGGTGATGCATTCAGGGGCCAATTCTGACATAAGAATTTACGCCATTCCTACGCATACCTTTCCTACGCATACCTTTCCTACGCATACCATTCCTACGCATACCATTCCTACGCATACCTTTCCTACGCATACCTTTCCTACGCATACCATTCCTAAGCATACCATTCCTACGCATACCTTTCCTACGCATACCATTCCTACGCATACCATTCCTACGCATACCTTTCCTACGCATACCATTCCTACGCATACCTTTCCTACGCATACCTTTCCTACGCATACCATTCCTACGCATACCATTCCTACGCATACCTTTCctacgcacttctcagtatttggtaagTATTTGGTattcatactcacacctacagtgTCATTGCTCAAAATGGtatgcagcatcatctggatatgtgtgcaacaaaagttaaACATTCACCTTCAGGTACCATTTCATTCAAGCTGTCTACGCATACAACCTTTGATAAATCACCGTATGCACCACATAGAACGCACTGCAGCTGTCTCTGCTGGAAACGCACTATTCCATTGGAAATGAAAGTACTTCTGATGTACCAAAACACAATGACACTATCGGTGGGATCGAGACGTTACCTAATTCAGTCGTGTTGCTGGAGACAAATAAATGAGTAATCTGCAGTTCGATAgtcaccaaacagaagaaaacggaCCTAAATAGGGACGGACTACCTTGTTCTATAAGAAACCCTTATAAATACAACTCTGATTGGGATTGTATATTCTTAGTGGAAGGGCCCCTTTAAGAAATGTCAACTGACATCATAAAAACACCTGAGTCAAGTATTTTTGCCTCCACCTACAGGGCTCACGCTTACATGGTTGAATGGCAGCTCTCTGCTCCAAAATGCTGCAATTTCTTTATTTCTTTTTCAAATGTTTGTGAGTACAAAGCTCCCTCCAGTTCTGTCCTGGGTCAGTCGATGGAAAAATGGGGGATTAGCGGAAAAACATGAGGAAAAAGAATCCACCTTGACGTCAGGGTGTAGAGGCCAaggtgggaggaggggtggggattcTATACTGGAGTAGCAGTATGAAACAGGAGATTATACTCTTTACCAGCTGCCCAGCACTGTGCTACGCTTATGTCTCTTTAAGTGCTCTGGGATCAGTCCTGggccatcacaccatcacactcaACATGCCAAAAAGTCAAGGGTCATCGTGGATACCTGATCCTAAAGATTTAATCTGTACTATGTACACCCTGGTGTTATTATATaggttattatattattatataggtTGTTTATAAGTCATTTTGGGTTTATTTAACTTATTTTAACATTCTGTCCTGATGAgcacgtttttttattttttttattttatacattttacccctttttctccccaatttcatggtatccaattgttttagtagctactatcttgtctcatcgttgcaactcccgtacaggctcaggagagacgaaggttgaaagtcatgcgtcctccgatacacaacccaaccaagccgcactgggcgcgaacccagagtctctgatggcacagctggcactgtaGTACAGAGCCCTTAAGCCACCCGAGAGGCCCTCTGATGAGCACATGTTTAACttaataaaaaacatgttttactaTATAAAGAGGTTAAATAACAAAAAGGACTATAGGAAATGCCtaattaagtgccaaataaagtaacatagttgactgtaacagggttgacaattTAACCTTAAAtaagccataaatccccttgtgacaggcggaatggaagcttgttgtgtacaaccgggaggggcaattgaatgcaagctgtTATAATTGTTCAAATATTTCTATCCTGTCTacctatgggtaacagggttgacgtgttatgctCGACCCACTCagtttccaccacaaaacaccagaaaattgtCAAAAAGAGTAGAACCTGATTTGACTATTAGAGGTTCAATGTCTCTTTAGGAAAATGTATttaaggcctcccgagtggtgcagcggtctaaagcactgcatcgcagtgttgcgGTGTCACTACAGCCTGCGATCGGCTGTGGCtagaagtcccatagggcggcgcacaattggcccagcgctatccgggttaggggaaggtttggccagGGGTGCattacttggctcattgcgctctagcgactccttgtggcgggccggggcgCCTGCAGTCTGACttcagtcgtcagttgaacagtgtttcctctgacacattggtgcagctggcttccgggttaagtgggcgggtggctggtcatgtttcagaggacacatgaCCTGACCTTcccctctcccgagcccgttgtaGACTTGCAgtaatgagacaagatcgtaatcacGCAATTtaggagaaaaagggggtaaaaaaatgtgacaaataaaaatgtatttaaaaaggaATAGTTTTACCATTataaaatgagagttcagttcacgtaacagggtggacctTAAAATAAGGGACATGTATTTTTAgcttaaaatgaatcactaatcacaataaataaataataatcttcagaaattaTGTTGTCAAATGACGGTGAAAACTTAGAGAAATGttggggttaagtgggttaaaatcttcaaAGAAGTCACAGAGAGTCcacagagggacatgtcaaaatgctgatTTATTGAATTTTCCATATGGCACTTTATTTAATACAACAGGCTTTTAAATTCCAATATTGGTGCAGAAGGGACTCATTTTGTGGAATGACCCATACAacactataataacactgacaaTATTTACTTACCCTAAAGCTAGGTGAGATTCTTTCTGCCACAGAATGCGCTGATGAAAGTGCAGCAGATAACCTAGCAGTTAGAGCGTTAGGCCAGGAAACCAAAACGTGGGTAGTTCCAATCACCAAGCTGAAAAATCTATTAATGTGCCCAAGAGCAAGGAATGTATAActctaattgctccagggtcaccgttgataatggcagaccctggccatgaccccactctctaagggtgtctcagggggagtttccaactcacacatgcacataatacacacttgtacatgggAAATAAGACAAATATAAGCAACCACCTAATTATTATAAATGAAAACACATAATGACAGTGCATTAATTCTCAGAGAGAATGAGGTCGCTACTAGGTTATCTCTGCCTCTCCAGGTTAGAGATAGAGATCTGTGCTTCTCAGCACTATATCATGTCTTTGGCTTGTTTAGGAAACAGGTTGGTTTTTAATTGACCATACTTTACTTTTTACCCAGAGCCACAGCACTTAGCACACACTAAGACCACGATAATGGGAGAAATAGCGAGACATAAACATGCACTTGTGCTGCCATTGCCACCCTACCTTTACACAGATATGGACACCTACTATTACAGCACCACAGTTAATGAATGAACAAGTCCATAATGATCATGAAAGTAAAAGGGGGAAATGTGTGCACACAATATTCCTATCCAAAGCTGTAATAGCCTgcgaaaaaaaaaacttttggcCATTTAGCCTTGATTGTGCACTATTAACAATCCATGTAATTACAGCTAGCCCATAAGGTTTGATTTCAAATGCTCCAGAGacgtggtatggtggtatggtggtatggtggtatggtcaTTTGAGAACTATAGTAACACAAACACAAGAGGGTCTTTAAGAATCATAAAATACAATAGAACAACTTTATGTCTAACGAATGCCTTTAGCAAGTTTTGTGCTGGACTATGTTATGGGTTTCATAGAAGGGACTGTATATTGTAGAGATAAACATGTGTGGAAATGTGTGTAACATATTGTACTTCTTTCTTTGACCCACAGGCTATTTAACTGTCACTCTTGAGCCTCTCCCTCCCGTTGTCATTGGAGACACAGTAACGCTCAAGTGCAATTTCATGACAAATGGCAACCTGCGAGAGATTGTGTGGTTTCGGGTGAGTAGGGTGGCCTTGATGTCACTGTACGAAGCGTATGGTTGTTTGCAACAGCACATACTGTTTACCTCTAGGAGAAGCTTTTGATTAGGTCGGCTTTGTTCTCTGACATTTTCCATTGACACTTCAATTAAAACGCTGACAAACGCATCAAAGCTTTTGATGCAAAGAGAGAGTGCATTATATACCCAATATAACTGTACTATATCTGATGGCTTTTGAAGAGCTACTAGGTTTGATAAGCTCCTTAAACTATGAATGTATGTAGCGGTATGTAATGTAGTCCACACGGACAGTTTGTTTCACCCTGAGCTCCCAGCTCCTCCAAAATAAAATGAATACCTAGTAACAACTAACTAAACTGATTAAAGTGGCAAAAGAAGAGGCTTCAAAGCTCTCTAGCCTTCATGAATTGGAAAAGAATAACTGTGTGCAtcgattttaaaaaacagattaatCTCACGGCACAATGCCTCTCCACTAATTGACCTTGAtattttgtgtgtatgcattgatatgtactCTATGTGTGccgtttttaaatgtatgtagttctgtccttgagctgttcttgtttaTAGATGTTCTCTATTTTGTCATGTTTTATGTTCTGTGtgtaccccaggaagagtagctgttgcctttgcaacagctaatggggatcctaataaaatatcaAATACCAAGATCGTGTTTTGTGTAGACACGTGTTACAAGTAGGTGGATACATGTCCAGGCTGTGTAATATGAGGTATTCCTTCACTTTCTAGGTGACAGAGGGTGGCAGTGCCAAGCAGAAGATCTTCACCTATGATGCCATGACCAACACCAACTTCTCCCATATGGAGGACTTCCGCAGACGAGAAGACTTGGTCTACCAATCAACTGTCCGGTAAGCTTGAACTGTAGGCGGCAGCCTCAAGAAAGAGAATATTGGTCAGTGTTTTCACTCACAAGTGTAGGCTTATTTGATTTGAGCTTACATTATTTTATCGTATCTTATTGTATTTTATCTGATCTTATTCAATGCTTTGAGTACCTGGAAAACTCCTAACCTATATGGCTATTATCTTCGTGGGGTTTGTTGTTGTACTGCCAGGCTCCCTGAGGTCCAGATGGATGATGATGGGCCTTATGAGTGCCACGTGGGGATCTACGACAAGGCCTCTAGAGACAGGGTGGTCTTAGCCTCTGGCAGCATCGTGCTCACTGTCATGGGTAAGATTCAAGAGAATTAACGCTATAATGATATGATCCTGTGGTATTTTAATcacctctgcctccccctctgttGAGATGTGGGAAATGCACAGGAGACTACTTTCTGATAGTCTTTTATATAAATCCGTGTTGCCTCCCACAATGTTCCCGTTTAACACGTCTGTACGTAATAGAACGTCAGTTTGGCATACAGAGACCACGCCACTGCCTGATCTGCATGAATACAACACAAAATAGTATCTAGCAAGATGGAGATCACGGAGGTTATTTTGAATGAGTGCATTTCGCAAGTGGCTAGTTTGCATCAACTAACTTAATTTAAACCACTGCAAATGTTTTGCCTTATAACGTTGGTTTCGAATTGCGACGTTCTGGCATGTCTACCTTGTGATTTGTTGGAGAGTTGTCTGTCTGACACCCTGGAATCCCTCCCCCGATCAAGGTTACCAAGAGAGTCCATCTTGTATACCAGACTAACATCTTGTATACCAGGTCTACGAGACTAACGTTATGCCCTCaagtacagtacatacattttTGTTTCATGTTTCAGTTAGTTTTATATGTAGCCCATCTGAAAATACTAGATGCAAAATGTGCCTATATGTAGATGGTTCTCTCGTTTTGAGTCACAGGTTCTATGCTATTTTTCCTCCATAGTTCCTCCTAAGTCCATTTCTGTAGTGGCAGCAGACTGCTCGGCTCCCTTCAGTCGCTATGACACCCAGAACTTCACTCTAGTCTGCATCGTCATGGGAGGAAAGCCAGCCCCTATGGTGAGTTTGCCCACATGCAAACAGTACTCATACTGAAATATGTTTTGAAGTAAAAACACTTTTGAAATGATGGGTGTGATTGGTTGTTACGGGCTCATACTATGTCTTTATCCTTTCAGGTGTACTTCAAGCGTGACGGCGAGCTGATCGAGGTGGACCCCTCTATTATGGAGGGTGGCGGGGGAAAATCCCAGGGCAGGGGCCAGGCAGGGCTACGGATCTCTAGGCCCCCGATCAGTAGAGACCTGGATGACACCAAGCTGAAGAAGTCCCTCTCCCTGCTTGACCAGGGGAAGCCACCCCGTCTGGACCATGACACCCCTGGGAAAGGAGGGATGGGGAAGATGGTAGGGGCCGGGAGGGAGCCAGGAAGTCTGGAGGGGTCTGAACCCAGCCCCACCACCCCGGAGGTGATCCCAGAGACAGTGGTAAGCCGGGAGTTCCCTCGCTGGATGCAGAGCACTGACCCGCTCTACTACTTCCAGCACCGGCGGCAGGTGTCCAGTGACGGCACCATGGAGGTCAGAGCCATGCTCACCTGGAGCCTCAACCCCCAGCTGGACAACGACGCCCTCTACAGCTGCGAGGTCAAGCACCCAGCTCTGTCCATGCCCATGCAGGCTGAGGTCACTCTGTGTGAGTACCAAATTAGACCATGACAATCAGCTGGATACCAAATATCTCCTCCATGAGGACATTAACCCACTTTTTAATGCCACCCAAATACTGGCTTCCCAAGGAGTCCATGTCTGTATTAACCTATCAGAGCTAGGGATGCAAGGATAGAGAACATTCTAAAATAATAGCTTGTTAAAATAATAGTTCAAATTCTCTTTATGTATTTTTACTGAATTAACGGAAAATGAACATGGTGTCTGAAAGCTCGTAATTTGgggaatatacactgagtatacaaaacattatgaagtgtcgatgaaggggaggagacaggttaaagaaggattgttaagccttgaggaaattgagacatggattgtgtatgtgtgccattcagagggtgaatgggcaagactgctatttatgtgcctttgaacagggtatggtagtaggtgccaggtgcaccggtttgtgtcaaccACTGCAACGCTACTGcttttttcacactcaacagtttcctttgtgtatcaagaattggtccaccatccaaaagacatccagccaacttgacacaactgtgggaagcatttgagtcaacagggccagcatccctgttgaattctttcgacaccttgtagagtccatgccctgacaaattgaggctgttctttcTGATGGCAAAAAGgtggagtgcaactcaatattaggaaggtgtaccTAATGTTTGGTGTGCTCAGTGTATGTACAACCCTACTTAGAGCTAATGCATTCAGTAATGGCAGAAAACAGGCACTTCCCAGCCTTAAGCATCAGCCAACTACAGGAATATACAGTACAGAGAATCTGATCACTGCTTTAGCTCAGGATCCAGCAGCAGCCAGCAACTGTTTATAGGCAGTGACTCACTTAATGAGGATGCTCCTTAATGGAGTATTTTGTTCAGAGGATCCATTAGTTCTGCTTAGAAATGCTTGAGAAATCTCACAGTAGATTAGCCATTTTCTGCACAGTTACATATGTAATTCCATaagcacacacacctacacaaacATGGTCTGTATGCAGCACAGCCACCGGCATCAGTTCATGATGAATACACGTCGAACCTCATATCAGTTAGTTTGAGTGGATTACTAGATATAGTGGAGACGTCATCATCATCAAAAACAGTTATTCCCAGTCAGCCATGGTTTAGCAGGCATGCTCAAATAAAAATGGATTCTAAAGCTGAGAGCTGTTTGCGAAGTATACAGAGAATATAGATGCTTAATTTATTCCTTTAGAAATAATTTGAGACATAAGGAAAAATAGTGTTTGCTAAATGCTAAAAGATTGAAAATATGTAGCATtcattttttaatatatttttttatttgtttcccTTTAGCTGCTCCCAGGGGCCCCAAACTGTCCATGACGCCTGGTAAGGCTAAAGTAGGAGACACTGTCCGCATTACAGTTCAGGGCCTCCAGATCTCATCCACTGGGGTGAGTACAAAATAAATGCTTTATTTTTCAATTATTCATACCAGTAAGTACATTCAACTGTAGGAAAGACCAACCACATATCACCATCATTGAAAGAAAACCTTCTTAAAAAATACAACATTTCTCCAGCAGGTGTTGCGCTACAACTATATAATACAACTGGGAGATACATCTGAATGAAAGTCGTATGTACATTTGAATGAAAGTCATTCCGCATGTTTGAGGGAATTTGTAAGAGTAATGCGAGCTGGCAAGGCGCACAATTGATCATCTTGATCACATACTATTTATTTGGGAGTCAATGTGTCTTGCATATCAATGATCTTGTATAGTCTGACTGCAATGTTGTCAATCTCATTACACACATTATTTACAAAGGATGCTTTTCCATATGCACTTCCCAGAACATGGTGTTCCCCGAGCCATTGTTCACCTGGACCAGAGTGGGAGGTCCTCTGCTGGACGGGAGAGAGGATCATATTGGGAGGGAGCTGGTGCTGGAGCGAGTACCGGCCAAGCTCAACGGCTCCATGTTTCGGTGCACTGCCCAGAACCCTCTGGGctccacagacacatacacacggcTTATCGTGTTTGGTGAGTGTGTGAGGGTTCTATGTGTCAGGTTACCCTCTCTCCTCATGCACATGACTTACTTTGTTTTCTCTGTTTTAACAGAGAACCCCAGACTTAAGAAGGGGAGACACAATTTTGTTGGTAAGCATAGAGAGAATGGAAAAAAGAGAACTCAATTCTTTACATGGTCAAAGTAAGACATCATCCTACTGAAGATGAGGTAACTAACACTTATTTCCTTCTATTAGTAGATGCAGCCTATTGCAATGAGGGACTGGGGCTGACCACCATGGTGTTAATGTTAACCCTGACATGGGAGATGACGTGAGCAGCAAAATGGACCCATGACCTTATTCAGTCACTCTAATCTCTCCAGTCTCTTCCTCGTCACTCACTTCCCCATCTTCTGGAGTTCCAGCCACTGGACCTGAAGAAGCACTGTTCACTTTTCATAAAAGCAACGTCTGATAATAAAAACATTGTCAGAAATATGAGAGATAAGAACTACATGCATTCTAACTCTCTTCGTGTTTGTTGTCACTCTGCCTGTCTAACTGCATGTTCCCTTTTCGTCTTGTCAACATCCTACGATCAACTATCACAGTGGCTATGTTTTATGTTTGACCCCAATGTGTGTTAGAGGTCTTTTTAACCGAgttggtgtgggctggcccacATTAGATACTTTTCCCCATCTTCCTGTTATTTGAAGGCCAGAACACATAAAATGTGACACGCTTTTCCCCATCTTCCTGTTATTTGAAGGCCAGAACACATACAATGTGACACGCTTTTCCCCATCTTCCTGTTATTTGAAGGCCAGAACACATACAATGTGACACGCTTTTCCCCATCTTCCTGTTATTTGAAGGCCAGAACACATACAATGTGACACGCTTTTCCCCATCTTCCTGTTATTTGAAGGCCAGAACACATACAATGTGACACGCTTTTCCCCATCTTCCTGTTATTTGAAGGCCAGAACACATACAATGTGACACGCTTTTCCCCATCTTCCTGTTATTTGAAGGCCAGAACACATACAATGTGACATGCTTTTCCCCATCTTCCTGTTATTTGAAGGCCAGAACACATACAATGTGACATGTTTTTCCCCATCTTCCTGTTATTTGAAGGCCAGAACACATACAATGTGACATGTTTTTGAAATATCTTGGTCAGCCAGACCTTGATTGAAATAAATGTTTGGTCGGAAAAATAATAATTGAATTAGGTAAAGAGCTGTATATTTTAGGCCATTGGCTAAAATGCTTGCACTTCTTTAAGGAAAATGTATGGTCTGTGGTAGGCCTACTGGCCCTACTTTAATGCACAGCCTAGTTTCTTTTACCAATGAGAAATCTTAGTCACGGAGCCAATGTGACATTGATTCAATGGTtggaaagatggggagaggtctgtc from Oncorhynchus keta strain PuntledgeMale-10-30-2019 chromosome 27, Oket_V2, whole genome shotgun sequence carries:
- the LOC118359440 gene encoding immunoglobulin superfamily member 21-like, producing MGTRPRAADIVDGTLSTIYRLKNRWRVNLTTRTWKMTCAFSLCILVYVLDLAVGYLTVTLEPLPPVVIGDTVTLKCNFMTNGNLREIVWFRVTEGGSAKQKIFTYDAMTNTNFSHMEDFRRREDLVYQSTVRLPEVQMDDDGPYECHVGIYDKASRDRVVLASGSIVLTVMVPPKSISVVAADCSAPFSRYDTQNFTLVCIVMGGKPAPMVYFKRDGELIEVDPSIMEGGGGKSQGRGQAGLRISRPPISRDLDDTKLKKSLSLLDQGKPPRLDHDTPGKGGMGKMVGAGREPGSLEGSEPSPTTPEVIPETVVSREFPRWMQSTDPLYYFQHRRQVSSDGTMEVRAMLTWSLNPQLDNDALYSCEVKHPALSMPMQAEVTLSAPRGPKLSMTPGKAKVGDTVRITVQGLQISSTGNMVFPEPLFTWTRVGGPLLDGREDHIGRELVLERVPAKLNGSMFRCTAQNPLGSTDTYTRLIVFENPRLKKGRHNFVVDAAYCNEGLGLTTMVLMLTLTWEMT